From Candidatus Hydrogenedentota bacterium, one genomic window encodes:
- a CDS encoding 3-deoxy-D-manno-octulosonic acid kinase, translating to MSDSLSAYNFIDKSGHSGYVLTSEAGPVTRALFDRAGCTVDTAAGRGRVSRFPLTSGEGVLRHYRRGGLIARLSKDRFLGNRMLAEFRVHLALYQQGFLVPEPLGVVWVRRGPFFQGAIATRSLEAITLLDYLNGGAANPQLLAQCGRRIREMHELGVWHADLQIKNIMTEGAQIWLIDFDNARMGKPLSSLARARNLLRLRRSLEKHGRSLDNFDAILEGYGKLGLPRWLSGLYRIRGMVSDTLRK from the coding sequence ATGTCCGACAGCTTGTCCGCCTACAACTTCATCGATAAGAGTGGCCACTCGGGCTATGTCCTCACATCCGAGGCGGGCCCCGTGACCAGAGCGCTTTTCGACCGTGCGGGATGCACGGTGGACACCGCGGCGGGCCGGGGCCGGGTGAGCCGGTTTCCGCTTACGAGCGGCGAAGGGGTCTTGCGTCACTACCGGCGCGGGGGACTCATAGCGCGCTTGTCCAAAGATCGCTTTCTGGGTAATCGCATGCTGGCGGAGTTCCGTGTCCATCTTGCGCTCTACCAGCAGGGCTTTCTCGTCCCGGAGCCTCTCGGGGTCGTCTGGGTACGGCGCGGCCCCTTTTTTCAGGGCGCCATTGCCACGCGCAGCCTGGAGGCCATCACCCTGCTCGACTACCTGAACGGCGGCGCGGCCAATCCGCAACTTCTGGCCCAGTGCGGCCGGCGAATACGGGAAATGCACGAACTCGGCGTCTGGCATGCCGACCTTCAGATCAAGAATATCATGACCGAAGGCGCACAAATCTGGCTGATCGACTTCGACAATGCCCGGATGGGAAAGCCCCTGTCAAGCCTGGCCCGAGCGCGCAATCTCCTGCGGCTCCGGCGCTCCCTTGAAAAGCACGGGCGATCTCTGGATAATTTCGATGCTATTCTCGAGGGCTACGGGAAACTTGGGTTACCCCGTTGGCTCTCCGGGCTTTACCGTATCCGGGGGATGGTGTCGGATACCCTGCGGAAATGA